The window CACTTCTGTTGATTTCGACGAAGACGGAACCCTAGACGATGAAATCCAAGTCGTAGAAGATTCGATCTCTGAAGTTGAGcaagtttcttttattgttatgGAGGATTTACGAGCCATAGCCGAGTGCATGATCTCCTCTGGCTACGCTAAAGAGTGTGTTAATATGTATAAAGTGATTCGTAAATCGATTATCGATGAAGGTGTGTACCGTCTCGGACTTGAGAAGTTGAGCGCTTCGAGAATCAATAAGATGGATTGGGAGGTGCTTGATCTTAAAATCAAGAACTGGTTGGATGCAATTAAACTTGCAATTCGAACGTTGTTCGTTGGTGAAAGAATTCTCTGCGATCATGTCTTTTCCTCATCTGAATCCATTAGAGAATCCTGTTTTGCCGATATATCCAGAGAAGGCGCTTTGCTTCTGTTTGGATTCCCCGAACTTGTTGCAAAGAGTAAAAAATCTCCGGAAAAAATGTTCCGTGTTCTTGATATGTACTCATCAATCGCCGAAAATTGGCCGGACGTCGAATCCATTTTCTCATCTGAATCCTCATCTGTAGTTCGATCTCAAGCTCTAACCTCACTCACGAAACTCGGCGAGTTAGTTCGTGCCATTGTTATGGATCTCGAATACTCGATTCAGAAAAATTCATCCAAATCTCCTGTTGCTGGTGGAGGCGTTCATTCCTTAACACTTCTCTCGATGAACTACCTCACTTTCCTCGCTGATTACTGCAACTCTTTGACGGATATTTTCGCCGATTGGAGTCCGCCTGAAAAATCGTCTCTCGAACATATCTTCTTCAGCAGTACTTCAGAAACCGACGATTCTCAATCGTCTTCTGGAATCTCTTTACGAATGGGATGGCTAATTCTAGTTCTTCTCTGTAAACTCGACAACAAAGCGAAACGCTACAAAGACGTTTCTCTTTCGTATCTCTTCCTAGCTAATAATCTTGAACACATCGTCTCTAAAGTCCGATCGTCCAATCTTCAGTACCTTCTCGGCGACGAGTGGATGGCGAAACAGGAAGTGAAAGTAAGGCAATTCGCAGCTAAGTACGAAGCATTAGCTTGGGGAAGAGTCTTCGATTCCTTGCCGGAGAATCCAACCGAGAAATTCTCACAAGAGGAAGCTAAAGAGATCTTCAGGAACTTCAATATGGCGTTCCAAGAAACTCATCGTAAACAGAAATCCTGCGTCATTCCTGATCCAAAGCTTAGAGACGAAGTTAAATTATCCATCGGAAGAAAGCTTGTTTGGTTCTATGGAGAATTTTACCGAGCCCAAAAAGCTTACGGCGGTGCTAATGAAAAACCGTACATCAGATTCTCTCCGGAAGATATCGGTAACTACCTTTCAGATCTCTATTTCGAACCGTCTGATTGGGCAAGTGTTTCCACATCATCCCCGTCCTCCACCTCCTCCTCTCACCGGCGGGAACCCGGACCCCGTTGATTGCATCCATCTCCGGCAAcggatatttttatttttgttccttaatttttaatttaaaagcaaaaactTTTTGGATATCTTTCAGTATTTTCCCTCCGAATTTTGGATTTGCATGGTGAAAGTTGTAACAGTAAATAATACACGGATTTAGTAATGCTTTGACATTTCGATCATAAGAAGTTGAATAATATGCCTTCATAATGACTTTTCGATTTCCATCTCTTTCCACATTTCTACGCCATAAATAATTCGCAAAAATATTGggctttattattattattgaaaaaataaaactgcttttcaaatttatatttagggcttttactccccattccaaaattttcaatagaatttttaaaaataattataccagttaaaaattaattatatatatataatatgaatacATCTTCAAATATATCTAAATATATTCGTGGTTCAAATGTGTCGAAGTTCTtcctttgtttatttgttttgaaaaaaatatcttaaacaaaaattcaaaacgaTACATGTGTAAATTAGAAACTTGCAGTGGCCTTAAATGAAGTTTAGGACCACcatgctatatatatatatatgtgtggcCATTGCTAACATtcttaaaaatgataaagttcaatggtttttttctttctttttattgtaatttagtCAACTTTGTCACCCACCTTGAtggtatttctttttcttctttctttttaaatatatggtctctaataatgataaaaaaaaaaaagatatttggatGCATGTTTTAGAAGGCTGCCTTGctatttcaatattattaacaTTCAAAGAAAATGAGGAGTTTAATgatacaaataaagaaaattgacaaTGAGAGTTAACCTAATGAAACAGAAAAATGTTacatattgaaattttgaaatccaaaaataccttcttcttttttcttggaaattttacatattattttgatttgaatttaaatttctcaATCTCACGtttatgaaaatgttaaatatcactttgttttcatttgatatcttatctttaattttccttttcagattaatttaacaaataaattctTACCTAAATTACGAAttcttaaaacatatttttaatagccATGCAATTTGTTGACTTGGATGATTCTGAAAACATTTGGAGGAgataaactataacaaaatgtaGAAACTGGTGCAACTATATGCAAATGTATTATTTAGTCTTTAAAATAAGTTGGGTTTGTTTTGCAAAATTTCTTACTTTTAGTTCTCGTTTTACCTATATAAACACTTGAAATcttcattagaaaaaaaaagaaagaaaaacaagtttatgaagctggtttttaattttgaaaacatccCGTAGTTATTAATATACTCGAACGTTAGTTGATTAGTTAATCTCCTAATTAGTATTATAAAATAGATAGGTTAAAGATTTGATATTCAATCGTATTTATTAacgaaataataaaaagaaaataatgaaaatataagatTTTTAGTAAGCTATGACATTTTCCGTTCATTATATAAGACTCGATTAATCTTTTAggttaaaagtattttaaaatcctttttgatttgtttgatatattttaaaaggatttttattatattatcgCCCAACTTTTTTATCAAacatttatattgattttgatcGTTTTAATTGAACATTAGTAAACATCTTTGACACATGGATAACGAATTACActaaaaatccaacaaaacgacttgtttataataaatttgataaaaggtcccctcatatatatataatatttgttgcTTAACATGTCGCTACATTATcaattgaaaaatgtgaatttGGATCCCATgctattatttttgttgaaaataaaaagagaaaatcaaatacTAATTTTGTCACATGTATAAGTCAATGattctaaaaaacaaagtaaatcaaaagtaataaaaaaaaagggtgaTCTCATTTGgagaattataaatatttcatatatatacttttgtgtgtatgtatttataaatttaaaagtaaacacCTAGTCTAGGAACAATGTATTGAAATTCTATATATTGAAAGAATCATTTGtcttatttgttaattatataaattttgaacttaaTCCGACTATCTGATtctattaacaaaagaaaaatttgtttctttcgtgtatttaaatttataaattatagtgTTTTTCTCTATTACTTACTTCTTAAGAAAACATGATTTTatcaatctaaaatttaaatatatcaatccCATAAACTATAATTGATAACTCGAATTTCATGCacccaaaaacaaacaattgtATATCATCccaccaaaataaatttctcattcaaccacatctcttaatttatttatttttttggtttgagtaaaagatttaattaaatctgtaattctttttctttgggggggggggggggggggagattttgaagaaaagtaaataaataatttttaaaaataatagaagaatTATGGATAATGATTGAagtatgtaaatattttattaaataatatcttAAGAGTagggaaaataaaagagttgtgtaaaagaataatgaattaaaggttgaaaagggaaaataaagaaaagaggtGGCAGTGACCGTACGGCTACGGGTGTTATGTGAAACGATGAATATTATGGAAAACGACGGTTCCAAAAAGATAACGTCTTATCTGTCATTTTGTTCCTAACAGGACAAAACCtccaataaaatatagattCACTAAATCTTCTAATTAATcggaaaagaaatatatatttgtcgaCATTCTCATCCATAATATACatacaattattaaatttccatttctatttttattacattatacccaaaaaaaaaaaaaaactatcataaacaaaaagataaacattgatatgaaataatatcaataatacaaaTCATCAGTCGGGTTTTATAGTTTATTCGAAATAATTGATAGGAGCGTggttcaaaaaattaataaattttataaaacaatcgTGGAAGAGGaagccaaaaagaaaaaattgataaaaaatatgagaataattttaaatattaaaacaaaggttataaataaaataataaatttaaaataaataaaaacttaaaaaacaaattgaaaaaattaagttaaattttataaaaatataaaaataaaataaaataaatgaagttgaATTATGTAATCTATTAAGAATGTTTGTACTAAATCgaaaataatagatatatttatcaattaaaatatatttctttttattttatacttgtTCCAAAATATtgatcaaaattgaaattgatgtaaaattaaatttttgatatttaaacgaaaatgaatttgttaaTAGCTTTTGCTTTATTAGTTTAAGAATCATAATGACGTAATTAGATTAGAAGCGTGttggaatttatttgatattagtTTAATGATAGTGAATAATGGATTGTGACTTTAAAAAGTCAGTATTAGTAATTTTCAAAGAAGCCAAAAACTCAATATTAGTATCATCAAAGTCTCATAAATTATCACATACTcctaattaaattacaataatccATCtgaatttaaactattttttatttaatttgtattatatccaaacaaaattaaaacaacattaattaataacaataattacacactttatttgttttacttCAACCtaaacattctttttttttcgagtagttttggaaatatttataaatatagaaaaaattcaatatcTAAATATATCATTCGTAAGTGTTTACTAAAGATTAGGGTATGTTTATTCCTTAGGATGATAAATAATCTCAAACTCAAACATagagattcaattttttttgttttgagtcACCAATTTAGGTTTCAATTTCATgtaatattctatttttttaaaaaaagaatatcaatgattatttttttaaaaaaattgttaaaggtaaaaaataatattgtaactTTTACatggaaataaataaataaatatattattaaaccaaataaaattatgagaaagtgaaaggaaaaaaagagtatggagaaagaaaataaaagtgtaGTACACTTtcctttttggtttttcttggAAGAAAAGATATGCAAAATAGGAATAAAGTGCTAAGAAAAAGGACAATAACCCATTTATTGGGACctacacaaaaaaaatatcttcataaacataataataCTTTGATTCgaaacctttttttaattccttaCACTTTTTCTTTGCACTTTTTTCACATCACTTCAAttattaatcaataatttaagaGTTGTTTCGAGGATTAATGATTAATAatactcttttaattttttcataacatGCAAAATTATAAGTAATATATGTAAACCATACGATTCACTCTATGGTAAGTTATGATTGACGGAAGAATCAAACCTCTAATTTTGAGATGAATAATATAAGtactatttttcttaacattttagatactcatattataataagacatgaagatgttttttatttatataccaACATAGGCACATGCACCTTTTGGATTCGTTCTATGTCCATTTGGTACATTCtacaagaaaacaatatatagttgaaatgggaataatcaaaatttccaaatgcaAAAACACAACATTTCAATATTGCTGAGGAAAAGGGGGGGAAACTGTAAGATGGGACCTAAGAACAGTTGAAATGTGTGAAAAAGTGTTAAGGTAAAGGGGgcaaaaagaggaagaaaaatagttgatatcatgtttttccttttgggtCCTTTCttagtgaaaagaaaatgatgaagaagaagatgaaaagatGACAACTCATACAACCTTAAATTGTATCCTTAGAAATATCTTCTAATTTTCTCACATGTCAACTTCTTTCACtcatgaatatatatttttgcctTTATCTCTTAGAACAATTTCCACATGCTTTAGTTTATCCATGGCCCCATAATGGTTCATGGGACACTCAATTCTTCTTTATCTTCAAAATGCTCAAAAGGGTTTGTGAAAAAATATTGGATTATTTCTGTCTATAACTGCAAATTGTGTAAACGTTTTTCAAAGAGAGAAACTTAGAACTTTCACTAAGTGTTGAGGAACTTGCAAGTTTATGATTccaaatgaatcaaaatcCTCCTTCCTATCATCTTAGAGGTAAAGTGGTGTTAGATTTATATGTAACCACTTAACTTAGGATTGtaaaaaattcttcaaaactaGAATGTCTCTCAATCTTCTTTATAGTTTTGGATATATACTTTCACATTTTCCTATCTTTTAGGATTTCAGTGTGCTATTATGAACAAGTAAAAGGACAAAATTCTTACTGTCGTCTATAGGAAACACCATATTCATGCCTTCATGGTATGTTTCTCATTTTGATCAAATGATAAAGAGTCCCTACTCTCTTTTCTGCTTCGATCTCTGGTTTCTTTATCATTCATTATTCGAgatttcatttgaattattacTTATAGAAACATCCTGCCAAAGAACTCGATACAGTTCCTCTCGAGTTCTTGTCTACACTATAAGTAGAATTGATGATACACGAGTAACGACAAGGCAGGAAAAGGGGTTGTGTCAGTCTTAATGAACAAGCCGCCACCCACAATCAAAACTGAATCAAATAGGTCTACTTTTTATGTCAAAGGTTGTAAAGGCAAATActgatcatcatcatcatcatcatcatgtattaataaatatattgcaGCATCTTTCTAAGAAACCTATATTTCAAATGgctgaaaaagaaatggattgAGAGAATAACATATCAATTCATTTATATTCATGACAAACAACATCAGCCAAAGAAGTTGACAATGAATACAGTAACTTAACATAGTAGTACTGACTGACAGGACTGAAGAGCCTTTACTCACACCAACTCCTAGCTATAAAAGCGACACCAGTACTACATCCAGAAGTCAAACTAGATAGTTCAAAGCTTTCGTCCTCCGCAACGTCTCTCccttatcatttttttcccGTATGGACATCGGTTGGTCATTGTTGCTGAGCCGAGAAGTATTAACCCAAGTCTTCACCATTGGTTTAGATATTTCTTGAGTGAGATTATAGAAAATGAGATTGCTTACAGTGAGCTATAGCTCCTTCAATAGAACGCGCCATCTCCGAACTTGCGCTGTTGCATCTCTTGAGTATTTGTGGATCAAACATACCACTCGACGAGctcaaagaaaatgaagaagacgatgaagaagaaacagaagaAGATAGTGAAGATGGACAAGAAGGTTTAGTTGTAGAGAATGAGGTCCTCCTCTGGTTTCTAACTCTGTTTTTGTCAACTAATGTAGCTGTAAAATGGTCTTTTTTAAAgcttaattcttttctttttggcctattttctGCTAATTTTGCACAAGATTCATCTGTACAGGCAGACTTATTGAAAAGGGACCAGATATATGCTCGTGAGGCCTTAAGTTTCTGAAATAAAGAGGACTGCTTATGCTGTCTCAGCTTTTGGTGGCCACCCATTTCAGTATTTATCCAATGCTCAACAGGTTTTAGCTCAAAACTGAACCTGCAAGACTCGGCAGGCGAAAAATTAAAGGACTGATGCGGGGTGTAAATACTTGCATTAGCAGAGGAAGCAGAGGAGCTAGAGATGAAGGAGATTTGGAAGTTTTCTCCAAAGTGAGGTTCAGTTTCATGGTGAGCATTGGAGTTGTTTTGGATGAGCTTTTGAACCATTTGAATGCGAGGTGGGAGATGAAGGGGAAGAAGCTTTCCCTTGTAGAAAAGCTCATCAGCTGGGGAAATGGTGGTTTCTCTTTCAAGAGAGACCGCATTCATTTGAAACTCAAACTCTCTTGCTTGAGGCGGAGAGTTCAAAGAATAACAGAAATTGGAAGAGGAACTTATATCCATTTCTATGTAATCCTCTGTGTAAGTATATGAGAATTGTCCAATGGCCATCTCCaccttcaacttttctttctctctctacttAAACTTAATGAAGGTGTAGAGGAAGTGATACTCTTTGAGACGAAGAAGGTCAGAATTTATAGTAAAACCGTTCAATGTCTCAAAATACTAAAACCTTAGATATTTTGAATACTTCCAAGAAGAGAATTGTAACTGTCTATTTAACATGTGGCAGGAGGAAGAAATAGAGGACCATTTAACATGAGTGTGGTCCTCCATCAAAGTCATTTTATATCACAAGTCTATGATTGAATTAAACGAACTATgtaaaggggaaaaaaaattcaatgcAAAGTAGAATAGATAGTGTAAACTGCTGAACTATCTCATGAagtctttcatatttttactCTGAGCTTTGAAAGACTAGAGCAGTAACTGAAAGGTGACTCAATCAGATTGGAAAACTTTCACTACATCACTTGAACAAGATCTGTTTGTTCGATAGGTTGTATATATGTATCCATGAATTCAAAAGATTGGAAATTGAGAGAGTAGgcaataagaaaaatgtgaaaaagaaattcagtAGACAAAACAGCGCCACCGGCCCTTGTGAGTGTTTCTTGGGTACtctttttaagaaatcatGTCATAGTAGAGATGTTTCTCTCATTTTTGGTCTATTATCTACCACATTTTTTCATTCCCTTGGCATAAAATCAAGCTATAGAGcattttaaacaaagaaaaaaatgtgcaTGAGAAATAGAGgatttaaaaacatttcatttttgcaTTCTGCTATGTGTAAATTATGAGAAATATGAGTCCCACTCAACCTTAAAAGGCAAAAGGACAAAAGTTAAACACTTTCCGGAAAAGATATCttcaaaaaggaagaaagagaagactCTTCTAGAAAAATTCAAGCTAGTGATAAACACGTTCGAAGCAATCAGCAAAAGGcctagaaagagaaaaataaaataaaatatataaagaaataaataaaaagaggaaaagatcCAAGGGAACACCAACTAATGAGCTCTCTTATTCAACCAACCACTCTTGTCTGTTACTTGAATGATAATAGAACACACTGCAAGAGAATCTCCCACAACTTCAGGATGTTGACAATGTTGTTGTTTTTCGCAGCCAATTCCAAAAGAAAGCAACAGCCCCCAATAGGCTTTTAAGACAGTGGTGggagaaaagagagagttGATAGCGACTTTGAACTGCAAAATGAGAATGCCTGTACTTTCATGGGAATTTCAGGATAGACTAAGGTATTCATACCAAGTAGATTGTTTCCATGTCTACTAAATTCTTTTTCTGAGCATTTGCTAACAAGTGGAAATTTTGgcattcatttcatttaaattgtATGAACCGTTTCTTCTGTACTGTTCTTTTGCCAGACATCTGATAACTGGCACTATGTCCACAAGGCTTACTTCCAACTGAAAGTTAGCCCAAATGTCTAAAGGAAGTTTCTTGTAGCCCCACAGTCTGAGATGGCGGGCACTCGACTCTAGAGATCATCTTCGAAAAAGTGTCAAAGCCGTGTTCTTGATGGCCCTTTGAAAAGCACACTTATTCTAGTTAACagtacatttatatatatgaccTTTTGACTGAGAATATCAATGTCTTAACCATTTAAGCTATGTTCAGGTTGGTTAGTCCCTTTAAAAAGGTACTATAACACCAGACAATCACTATATTCAACTTCAATGTAATAAGTTCTTGTTAGTTCcctcacatatatatatattagtgaaCCAAGTGATCTAAAAAATGGTTTGACGCCTATTTTGCGATAGGTTTTGTTAAGCTGTGACTTCTACAACGTAGTCTAGTTCTGTTTTGATCACCAAGTACATCTTCATCCTCTAGCCATAACAACCAAACCCTTTAACATCTTCAGTTATTTGGTGTTTTTGAAGTAAATTATTCTTACATTAAATTTACAtgttcattttctaaaatgaaaaccTGTTCAAATGTGTcctaattttttgaaatagacGGGTCAGGTCGTCCCATTTCTGAGCTTTTTAAAGTTCTGTCCCTAATTAGAAACTTTCCAACTtttcttgctttcttttttaacagaGAGATGAGTAAAGGactgttatatatattacatcaCATATGTCCATCGTTTGATCTTTCTTCA of the Cucumis sativus cultivar 9930 chromosome 3, Cucumber_9930_V3, whole genome shotgun sequence genome contains:
- the LOC101208543 gene encoding exocyst complex component EXO70H1; the protein is MPRKGMRSLLFQFSSPSNNSISRYSISSPSRTPALTPRRSFNDAMIEQAVESAAAIVMKWNPDSSTYAKVTSMFYEDKREAMQFIKRVNDLQKAMHLMASDDSVSSSDRLVYAQGLMEIAMKRLQKEFYQILSMNRAHLDPESVSTRSSRCSTRSSTSVDFDEDGTLDDEIQVVEDSISEVEQVSFIVMEDLRAIAECMISSGYAKECVNMYKVIRKSIIDEGVYRLGLEKLSASRINKMDWEVLDLKIKNWLDAIKLAIRTLFVGERILCDHVFSSSESIRESCFADISREGALLLFGFPELVAKSKKSPEKMFRVLDMYSSIAENWPDVESIFSSESSSVVRSQALTSLTKLGELVRAIVMDLEYSIQKNSSKSPVAGGGVHSLTLLSMNYLTFLADYCNSLTDIFADWSPPEKSSLEHIFFSSTSETDDSQSSSGISLRMGWLILVLLCKLDNKAKRYKDVSLSYLFLANNLEHIVSKVRSSNLQYLLGDEWMAKQEVKVRQFAAKYEALAWGRVFDSLPENPTEKFSQEEAKEIFRNFNMAFQETHRKQKSCVIPDPKLRDEVKLSIGRKLVWFYGEFYRAQKAYGGANEKPYIRFSPEDIGNYLSDLYFEPSDWASVSTSSPSSTSSSHRREPGPR
- the LOC101208782 gene encoding probable membrane-associated kinase regulator 4, with the translated sequence MAIGQFSYTYTEDYIEMDISSSSNFCYSLNSPPQAREFEFQMNAVSLERETTISPADELFYKGKLLPLHLPPRIQMVQKLIQNNSNAHHETEPHFGENFQISFISSSSASSANASIYTPHQSFNFSPAESCRFSFELKPVEHWINTEMGGHQKLRQHKQSSLFQKLKASRAYIWSLFNKSACTDESCAKLAENRPKRKELSFKKDHFTATLVDKNRVRNQRRTSFSTTKPSCPSSLSSSVSSSSSSSFSLSSSSGMFDPQILKRCNSASSEMARSIEGAIAHCKQSHFL